In Papaver somniferum cultivar HN1 chromosome 1, ASM357369v1, whole genome shotgun sequence, a genomic segment contains:
- the LOC113277899 gene encoding probable linoleate 9S-lipoxygenase 5, translated as MCLTEVFRKCFGLKDDERTGSRRFFTENKIIKIRGTVVLQKRNLLDLNDLGASLLDRLHEISGKGVSLQLISSSNPQPENEMRGKIGKAAYLEGWVKKITPLTAGLTEFNVTFEWDESIGTPGAFLIKNFHHSEFFLKTLTLEDIPGVGPVHFDCHSWVYPSKRYKYDRIFFSNQSYLTCDTPEPLRKYREDELKVLRGDGTEEFRKWDRVYEYATYNDLGTGRPILGGSKEFPYPRRVKTGRKPSRKDPNYESRNCIANIDIYSPRDERFSQLKFSDFLAITAKSLGRIVGPEIKGLFSKTPNEFDTFEDVLRLYKGYDKELAASRSLNCMNLELLKEFFRSDGEKFLKYPKPDVIQDEEFAWRSDEEFAREMIAGVNPVAISGLQVFPPTSKLDPTLYGDQTSSITEEHIEKNLNGLTVSEALEQKRLFLLDHHDELIPYLNRINGTKTKCYATRTVLFLQDDGTLKPLAIELNLIHPYGETHGIVSQVITPAQEGVEASIWQLAKAYVVVNDSSCHQLLSHWLCTHAAIEPFIIATNRQMSVVHPIHKILKPHFRDTMNINALARHILISQGGYVERIVFQREFSMEFSSMTYQKWVFTEQALPEDLITRGVAVRDSSEPHGVRLLIEDYPYAVDGLEIWSAIKEWVHEYCSFYYPTDESIQGDTELQAWWEELRTVGHGDLKDEPWWPKMRNLSELTQSLTTIIWTASALHAALNYGQYPYAGYHPNRATMSRRLMPEPGTKEYTELVEDPDAVFLKTITSQLPALLGISLIEILSTHSADEFYLGERENPEQWTKDAAALEAFKKFGEKLKRIEDRMTEMNTEGKWRNRHGPVQVPYTLLCPYNLPSYPMGLTGRGISNSVSI; from the exons ATGTGTCTCACGGAGGTTTTTCGAAAGTGTTTTGGTTTAAAAGATGATGAAAGAACTGGGTCACGGAGGTTTTTCACTGAAAACAAGATCATCAAGATTAGAGGAACTGTAGTTTTGCAGAAGAGAAATTTGTTGGATTTGAATGATCTTGGCGCTTCTTTACTTGATCGTCTTCATGAGATATCCGGTAAAGGTGTTTCCTTACAACTGATTAGCTCAAGTAATCCTCAACCAG AAAATGAAATGCGAGGAAAAATTGGTAAAGCAGCATATTTAGAAGGATGGGTAAAAAAGATAACACCTCTGACTGCTGGATTAACAGAATTCAATGTTACGTTTGAATGGGATGAATCCATTGGAACCCCTGGCGCATTCTTAATCAAGAATTTCCATCACAGTGAATTCTTCCTCAAAACTCTAACTCTAGAAGATATTCCTGGAGTTGGCCCTGTTCATTTCGATTGTCATTCTTGGGTTTATCCTTCCAAACGTTACAAGTATGACAGGATTTTCTTTTCTAACCAG AGTTACCTGACATGCGACACGCCAGAACCTCTCCGCAAATACAGAGAAGATGAGCTCAAAGTTCTTAGAGGAGATGGAACAGAAGAATTCCGCAAATGGGACCGAGTATACGAGTACGCAACATACAATGATTTGGGAACAGGTCGTCCTATTCTCGGAGGTTCAAAAGAGTTTCCATACCCTCGCAGAGTGAAAACAGGCAGAAAACCATCCAGAAAAGATCCAAATTACGAAAGCAGAAACTGCATAGCGAACATTGATATTTATTCTCCAAGAGATGAAAGGTTTAGTCAGTTGAAGTTCTCAGACTTCTTGGCCATAACGGCGAAGTCCTTGGGTAGGATCGTGGGACCTGAAATAAAAGGTTTATTTAGCAAAACACCAAATGAATTTGATACGTTTGAAGATGTGTTGCGCCTTTATAAGGGATACGATAAAGAACTTGCAGCTTCACGTTCGTTAAACTGCATGAACTTAGAATTACTTAAAGAGTTCTTTCGTTCTGACGGTGAAAAGTTCCTCAAGTACCCTAAGCCTGatgtgatccaag ATGAAGAGTTTGCTTGGAGGAGTGACGAAGAGTTTGCCAGAGAAATGATTGCCGGAGTGAACCCTGTCGCAATAAGTGGTCTACAGGTGTTTCCTCCAACTAGTAAGCTTGATCCTACCCTCTATGGAGATCAAACCAGTTCAATAACCGAAGAACATATTGAGAAGAACTTGAACGGATTAACAGTGTCTGAAGCTTTGGAGCAGAAAAGGTTGTTCTTATTAGATCATCATGATGAATTAATACCATACTTGAATCGGATAAATGGAACGAAGACTAAATGCTACGCAACTAGAACAGTCCTCTTCCTGCAAGACGATGGTACCTTGAAGCCTTTGGCTATTGAGTTGAACTTGATTCACCCATATGGGGAAACACATGGTATCGTAAGTCAGGTCATCACACCAGCTCAAGAAGGCGTAGAGGCTTCAATTTGGCAGTTGGCCAAAGCTTACGTCGTTGTTAATGACTCCTCTTGCCATCAACTTCTCAGCCACTG GCTGTGCACACATGCTGCAATTGAGCCATTCATAATTGCTACTAATAGACAAATGAGTGTTGTTCATCCAATCCACAAGATTCTAAAACCTCATTTTCGAGATACGATGAATATTAATGCTCTGGCTCGTCATATTCTCATTAGTCAAGGTGGTTATGTAGAGAGAATTGTGTTTCAAAGAGAATTCTCTATGGAATTTTCTTCTATGACCTACCAAAAGTGGGTGTTCACAGAACAGGCACTCCCAGAAGATCTCATCACCAG AGGAGTGGCAGTCCGAGACTCAAGCGAGCCACATGGTGTGCGCTTGTTGATCGAAGACTATCCATATGCGGTGGATGGGCTTGAAATCTGGTCAGCAATTAAGGAGTGGGTTCATGAATATTGTTCATTTTACTATCCTACTGATGAATCCATCCAAGGTGACACAGAACTTCAGGCATGGTGGGAGGAGCTTAGGACTGTGGGACATGGTGACTTAAAAGATGAGCCATGGTGGCCAAAAATGCGGAACTTATCAGAACTAACTCAATCATTGACCACCATTATATGGACAGCTTCAGCGCTCCACGCAGCACTGAATTACGGGCAGTATCCATACGCAGGTTACCATCCGAACCGTGCAACCATGAGCAGACGGCTTATGCCCGAACCAGGAACAAAGGAGTACACGGAGCTTGTAGAAGACCCAGATGCAGTTTTCTTGAAAACCATTACTAGTCAGCTTCCGGCACTCTTGGGTATATCGCTGATTGAAATTCTGTCTACGCATTCTGCTGATGAATTCTATCTAGGAGAAAGAGAGAACCCTGAACAATGGACTAAAGATGCAGCAGCACTGGAAGCTTTTAAGAAATTCGGAGAGAAGTTAAAGAGGATTGAGGATAGGATGACGGAGATGAACACTGAAGGAAAATGGAGAAACAGACATGGGCCTGTACAAGTTCCATACACTTTATTATGTCCTTATAACTTGCCTTCATATCCAATGGGACTTACAGGTAGGGGAATTTCCAATAGTGTCTCTATCTAG
- the LOC113358069 gene encoding triose phosphate/phosphate translocator TPT, chloroplastic-like, with protein sequence MINGSNCSMCAQPAPNRWNYDSCCYVSKFAISIKPWNEEIKFHDPEHFLIYPQEYLLEESYGYILFIITDMDSTSLYVYITIIALFFFCIPPAIIIEGPVLLKSGFADAIAKVGMVKFVSDLFWVAMFYHLYNQLTTNTLERVAPLTHAVGNVLKRVFVIGFSIVTFGEL encoded by the exons ATGATAAACGGATCCAATTGCAGCATGTGTGCACAACCTGCACCAAATCGCTGGAATTATGATTCTTGTTGCTAT GTTTCCAAGTTTGCTATTTCCATTAAACCTTGGAACGAAGAAATTAAG TTCCATGATCCCGAACATTTCCTAATTTACCCACAGGAGTATCTACTCGAAGAAAGCTATGGTTATATTCTATTTATAATT actgacatggacagtacCAGTCTCTATGTCTACATTACAATCattgcacttttttttttctgtattcCACCGGCTATTATC ATTGAAGGGCCAGTCCTGTTGAAATCTGGTTTCGCTGATGCAATTGCTAAAGTTGGTATGGTCAAGTTTGTTTCGGATCTTTTCTGGGTCGCGATGTTTTACCATCTTTACAATCAG CTTACAACCAACACCCTTGAGAGAGTGGCACCTCTTACACACGCAGTTGGCAACGTCTTGAAGCGTGTATTCGTAATTGGTTTCTCAATTGTAACCTTCGGTGAGTTGTAA